Proteins co-encoded in one Chloroflexota bacterium genomic window:
- the dusB gene encoding tRNA dihydrouridine synthase DusB → MPPTFFIRNIPVYGDAILAPMSGYSDLPFRSICRELGSAMSYTEFVPAPGLLAGAEAVFRRLIFTPAERPITFQIFGANEDDLAEAARRIEQLEPDIIDVNMGCWADTVAGHGAGAGLLCEPARIGRIFAKLTRSVSVPVTGKIRLGWDDASRNYLEVAKVLEDSGASLIAVHGRTKAQAYKGNADWDAIAEVKAAAKVPVIGSGDVKCPADIERMKRHTGVDAVMIGRAAIGNPWVFARRERRDVPFGEVAAMIRKHLALSLEFYGPQEGFMLFRRHAHKYIFAIPMADSLRNFLSNAKTPESVLEAIKMYETSLIVA, encoded by the coding sequence CTTCTTCATCCGCAACATTCCCGTTTACGGCGACGCCATCCTTGCCCCTATGTCGGGCTACTCGGATTTGCCGTTCCGTTCGATCTGCCGCGAACTTGGCTCAGCCATGAGCTACACCGAGTTCGTGCCCGCGCCCGGACTCCTGGCCGGGGCCGAGGCCGTATTCCGCCGCCTCATCTTCACACCCGCCGAGCGCCCCATCACCTTCCAAATCTTTGGCGCGAACGAAGACGACCTGGCCGAAGCCGCCAGGCGGATTGAACAGTTGGAGCCAGACATCATTGACGTGAACATGGGTTGTTGGGCCGACACGGTCGCCGGGCACGGCGCAGGAGCGGGCCTGCTCTGCGAGCCGGCCAGGATTGGCCGCATCTTTGCAAAACTAACTCGGTCAGTCAGCGTTCCCGTCACCGGCAAAATCCGCCTCGGCTGGGACGACGCCTCGCGCAACTATCTCGAAGTGGCAAAGGTTCTCGAAGACAGCGGCGCATCACTCATCGCCGTGCATGGCCGCACGAAAGCTCAAGCCTACAAAGGCAACGCCGACTGGGACGCCATTGCCGAAGTGAAAGCGGCGGCGAAAGTGCCGGTGATCGGCAGTGGCGACGTGAAATGCCCTGCCGACATCGAGCGCATGAAACGGCACACCGGCGTGGACGCAGTGATGATCGGTCGGGCCGCCATCGGCAACCCGTGGGTCTTCGCCCGCCGCGAGCGCCGCGACGTGCCGTTCGGCGAAGTGGCGGCCATGATCCGCAAGCACCTCGCCCTCTCGCTCGAATTCTACGGCCCGCAGGAAGGCTTTATGCTCTTCCGCCGCCACGCCCACAAATACATCTTCGCCATTCCCATGGCCGATTCTCTGCGCAACTTTCTGTCCAACGCCAAGACGCCGGAGAGCGTGCTGGAGGCGATTAAGATGTATGAAACCAGTCTGATAGTAGCATAG
- a CDS encoding class I SAM-dependent RNA methyltransferase gives MNNSSRFSLFAVTPPGLEDLTRAELFALGVNHPRAVPGGVEFEGFLSHLYKINLWSRTTSRVLVRLGEFQAVAFDELRRKAAGLPWENFLLPGQPVSVRATCHKSKLYHSDAVAERVALAIEDRFGQKDSPQRRQERKEEKENLASFAPSRLNSEVIVRIDHDHCIVSLNSSGAHLHQRGYRLQTAKAPLRETLAAALLLHANYNPAQPLLDPFCGSGTFAIEAALMARNVAPGLNRRFAFIDWLNFDTQEWGEQLRNARAAINDSAPIIIASDRDEGAIAAAQANAKRAGAADSIQFSVRPISAIEPPPAPGLLISNLPYGERVGSDVRSLYAQFGKVIKEKCPGWRVGVLAGSTALAKQTRLAFGEPLMIENGGLRVPFVLSSPLP, from the coding sequence TTGAACAATTCGTCTCGTTTCTCCCTCTTCGCCGTCACTCCACCCGGCCTCGAAGACCTCACCCGCGCCGAACTGTTCGCCCTCGGCGTCAACCACCCGCGCGCCGTGCCGGGCGGCGTGGAGTTTGAAGGCTTCCTCAGCCATCTCTACAAAATCAATTTGTGGTCGCGCACGACTAGCCGGGTGCTGGTGCGGCTCGGCGAATTTCAAGCCGTTGCCTTCGACGAACTGCGCCGCAAAGCCGCCGGCCTGCCGTGGGAGAATTTTCTCCTCCCCGGCCAGCCCGTCAGCGTCCGCGCCACTTGCCACAAATCCAAACTCTATCACTCCGATGCCGTCGCCGAGCGAGTCGCGCTGGCGATTGAGGATCGTTTCGGTCAAAAAGATTCACCGCAAAGACGCCAAGAGCGCAAAGAAGAGAAAGAAAACTTGGCGTCCTTCGCGCCTTCGCGGTTAAATTCAGAAGTGATCGTCAGGATTGATCACGATCACTGCATCGTCAGCCTCAACAGTTCCGGCGCGCACCTGCACCAGCGCGGCTACCGCCTGCAAACGGCCAAAGCACCCCTGCGCGAAACGCTGGCCGCCGCGCTCCTGCTTCACGCCAACTACAACCCGGCCCAACCCTTGCTCGATCCCTTTTGCGGCTCCGGCACATTCGCCATCGAAGCGGCGCTCATGGCCCGCAACGTCGCCCCCGGCCTCAACCGCCGCTTTGCCTTCATTGATTGGCTGAACTTCGACACCCAGGAATGGGGCGAACAGTTGAGAAACGCGCGCGCGGCGATCAACGACTCAGCGCCAATCATCATCGCCTCAGATCGAGACGAAGGCGCGATTGCCGCCGCCCAAGCCAACGCGAAAAGAGCCGGTGCCGCCGACTCTATTCAGTTCAGCGTCCGCCCTATCTCGGCCATCGAACCGCCGCCCGCCCCCGGCCTGCTGATCAGCAACCTGCCCTACGGCGAACGAGTCGGAAGCGATGTGAGAAGTTTGTACGCGCAGTTTGGGAAGGTGATAAAAGAAAAATGCCCGGGCTGGCGAGTCGGCGTTCTGGCTGGAAGCACGGCGCTGGCAAAACAAACGCGGCTCGCTTTTGGCGAGCCGCTGATGATTGAAAACGGCGGTCTGCGCGTGCCGTTCGTCCTTAGCTCCCCTCTCCCGTGA